The window TGTCCCGTCACACCTTCAGATCAGACTGCATCGCCCACTCGGAtcataaaagcagcatttcaaCCCTCATCCACTGGAATAGTCCCCCCTGGTTTTAGACACGCCACTGTCTTCACCCTTTTTTAGGGACGCTTTATCTAGATTTTTCTGTATTAAATAATTTTAGACCCGTTGCTGCCGTTTTTGTCAAAGATTTTTAGAGAAGACTGTTTCAAGGAGGATCTCTGGTTTCCAACGTTAGCAGCGACAGCAGCCAGTATTGCCTTTTAACTCCCATGTCCCATCTGTTAAATGTCCTTTTAAAATCATGCTGGACAATAAAGGTGAGCGGACGTTTGCTATCGGCGCTGGAAGCTCGGTATTCGCCTTTAAATGTCTTCTTAAAACCTTTATCATCCGGCTTTTTGTAACCGACGGCATTTAGTTCCAGTGAATTAGGGTCCTTTGTAATTTTGTTACATTGTTCTATATAACAAAGCCATTTTTATTCATATCATCTCTTATGAAAGGAGCTTCAAAACATCAGTCAATGCTTACtgaagggaggaggggggggcatggggAGCCATGGTGCAGCagggaaaggaggaggggggaaggAGAGGGGGAAGCCGGGGATGGTGGACCCTGGAggtccagcagcagcgtctGCAGTCTGGCCGGATCCTGTTAAAACAAACACGCAGCAGTTTGAGCCGCTGCAGCAAACACTTCTATATGCTCTGGGTCGTTTATTGAGCGGAGGGGTGTGGATCATTGACTTACCAGCTGCCTGTGTAGCTTCTGTGCTGCTTTGTGGCGCATCAGGAgctgcagaaggaggaggaggaggaggaggcattgCAGGAAAGGGACCCCAGAAGGGGAAGATACCAGGAGGAAAGCCAGGCAACATGGCTGGAGCCCCTGgagaggagacaaaaagagagacCCTGACAGGAAGGGATCCAAACACGCATTTAACATTCAGAGATTTGCAAACTGATCAACACGACCAGCAAGACGATCAGCGAGTCCATTTCATTACGCGCCACGCGCAACCGAACCGGAACGTTTCGAGTAGTTTCTCTGAAGTTAAAGCCACCGCTGGCAAAAAGAGGAATTATTCTACAAAGTAAATCCAAGGACATTATAGTGGATAACATTTAACAGATAATGGCTTCAAACACACCAATACAAACAGTCCTGGGCAGGACAGACATGCATATAGATCAATACTGGGCGCGGGACAGGCAAAGGTAACCAGGTCAGCTAACGTCGCGTCAATTTGACGTACGGCCCGTTTCACTGCGATAAACCTGATTGAATCGAAATCGGCCACGAACCACCTCAAGAGCGTTTTTGAACCAGTCCTGACCGAGTTGGACATTTCCTCAAAGCGTCCTGGCGTCTCCAGATGTTTGGAACGAACTGAAATCCAAGACAGACCTTTGAAGGTCTTGCTCATGAAATAGCAGCGATATTCAAACGACTGTGAATGCGTTGTTTGTGTGCCGGCAGAGTGCCGCTACTCAAACATcgctattaataataatagcaaactttttttttttttatagatccCTTACGTACCTGGACCGGTATTATGTTCTGGTGCAAGAACGCGTTAAAAAAGGACGGGTTGCGATCCGTACCATTCGCAGGGGGCCCCGCGGGGGCGTTGGCTGGGGCAGCAggggcagggggcgggggcTGGGCTTGGGCTGGAGTCTGATTGTTGTTAGAAGCCCGGAGGACGTCCATGCGACACGTAGGACACGTCTGTTGTCTTTGGAACCAAGAACGCAGGcagctgaggagaggagaaggcgGCCCAGCTTTATTTACACGAGCAGAGCAGACAAAGCGTAACCGCTAAACACAAGGACGCACCGACACCTCGTGTTTCAAGGTCATTTAATCTGCCCATTACCTGGAGTGGAAAATGTGATTACATGGCAGTTTCTTGGCTCCGGTGACCATTTCCTCACGACAAATGATACAGACATTATCAGAGGCCTGCAGGTCTTCAGGAGTAGCATCAGGGTAtctaagtaaaaaaaacaagaggaggaaagaaaggaatgaGGAGTCAGCGGCTCGTCCTGTGTGTCCGAAAGCTGAAGAACAATTTGATTGTCTTCCAGACAGCGTACTATGTGAGTATATTAATGGTTACTGTGCACTACTGTGTCTGTCCCGCTCTAAAATAAGAGTCTGGATTCATCCACACGTCAGTTTAAATCCAACCAAACCAAGAAACACGTCAGTTACGACCGACTCGCCAGGAAATaacagtcatttacaaacacggCGACACGGAAGCATCACTCACAAAGTGTTCATGTTGCGGATGGCTCGCCGGGACATTATGGCGTCGGTAACGGCTTTCTTGAACTGCCTAAGAGGAAAAAGGAACAACACTTCAAACGTCCACTCCATGTATCTAAAGACTAGTTAGAGCAAGAAAGAAAGGACCGGCCGAAGTGACAACAACATTACGGTCATGTTCACACCGTGTTTAAAGGGACTTAATACTGACTGGTTTTTTTGCCTGTTGTCTTGACtgctcacattttttttttttttgcatgcgaCCCATTTCGGAGTGAGCAGATCCAGGGCATAACCATTATTCATAATTCATTTACAACAAGCAAGTGTTGTCGGTTAGTCATTCTTAAAGTTCACCAAATGGTCCCGCAGATGTTACATTCTCGCCCTATTTGCTAAGGTAACAGCAGCTTGTTGCTGGAACATCAGTTTTTAGGCAtcaagaagacaaaaacaggaTTTAATTGTCGCATTTCCTCAATTCCCTCTTTACCTTTGCAGCCTCATGTCTTCCAGGTGTCATTGAGGTGATCTTTCGGTTTTGACTTGGTCTATAAAATCGCTGCGAGGCAACGTGAGCATAGCGTCGCACAGACACTCACCTCATAGCCAGATACATCGGACGGATGGCAAACAGGGGGAAGGTGTGGACCTTTATCATGATGGTCATGAAAGCAATGTACAGGAGCACCTTAATGAAACCTGGAATAAGAATGAATGTTGGAGCACTGCTGGCATTCCATCTTGAACACGAACCGGAATAAGCTCAACAAGCGACCTGTGAACAGCTCGGTGTTGAGCATATAGACGGCCTTGTTGTCCCAGGGATTCTCACTCTGCAAGTCAACAGTGTGCAGAAGGTATTTAATAAAGGTCGTCAGCACCATGGTCAGCAGGATGGCATACTGAGGGggaaacagagggggggggcagacatttAGACGCTGCATTTACTTTATAAACCTGCACTGTGACACTGCACCAGGGATATCGGCTGTAGATTACACGATGGACCCCTAAAGTTATACAGAACTACGCTTCATTTTAAGTCTTCCTCTGAATATATCTGTGACCATTGCGAATAATTCTCATCAGAGCTTCAGGGAGAGATGAAGTAGTACATCAAAATGACACCAATCAAAAATGTCTCaagttcattcataaaactTTACTATCACAGGAAAGCAAGACGAAGATTTAAAAGCTGTAGAAACGGCCAACGAGGGGTTAAAGAAGCATTTCAACACCTTCGCCTTGCTATCAAACCAACGGCTACATGACCAGAGGGAAAGGTAAAGAGGATCAATTCCATTATGTATCTATACTGTCATGTTACAGAGCTGGTTGAAGAGTTTTCTTTTAGCCCTTTCACtattaaaacacagaaataaaattcacaacgCCACAAACCTCAAATCCAAAAACCAGCTGGACTGAGGCCCCTCGGCTAATGATGCTATGACAGGCATGgttgacaaacaggaagtccaggacGCCCAGCAGTCCAATGAGAGCTGCAGGAAGCGAAGACGCACACTGAATAACTTCAGCAATACCCGAATGTAAAAGAATCAGATACTGAAGACGACAGCTTTGTTCTAAAGAACACGTAAACTAATCTGAATAGATGATCAGCGATTGTCCAAGTACCTGAAGTAGCATTATTAAAAATCATTATCAGCAGTCAAATCCTTCAGACTGGATACAATCAAACTTCATGTTTGTCTCTAGACCAgaggttctcaaatggtggggcgcgcccatgtcagggggggggtgcCTGTGACCggggagaaaatgctttttttgccttacgagattaaagtgtaattgcacatccactccagtagttggcagtggcgccctgattgtcagagtgcatgcagggagtattagcagaagagcGGATGTAAACAAACAATCTACGGTAGACGAGGGAAGagctgacttcctcattttgctaaaagcacaattctttttccattttggtTTTTTccaagtgttttatattttgtgttcaatcaattttaatttattattatttattgatgttatttaatttgatttatgatataattgtataaattgtagtttagggattaaaatgtcaggcaaattgatgcagactaaaaaaatggtaataaagttattctttgttgtaagttgatctatatttctttctttttcatatttctttgtatgttaataaggatacaagagtgttttgttttttttcgggGGAGGGGAcgcgaaatgttttttcttcctagggggggcgtgacagaaaataattgagaagcactgctctaGACTGACAGGAGGAGTGGGTTTAGGAGCGATGCTTAAGAAATGGAGTTCTAGTCTGTCCACGTCAACCATGGAGGGGTTCAGCAGTGGAACGCCGTTAAGATGTGCTGCCTCTATCCAGTAATGATTTGCATACAGTTTCATTCTGACTCGTTTCGTAAGGAGAAGCAACCGACCACAAAGAACCGAccacaaagaaaaagacagaaaaacagagcTGGCTGAAACAGGCGGACAGGAAGAATGACTTCCGACGTGGCAGGCAAGGTATACTTACATAATACTCTCAAGTGAAAAAGGCAAGATATGTTTGGGCTCCGTTCCATCTGAGAGAATTAAaggcacacaaatacacattatttacatatttacctCATACGTGCACATTCACACAGGGGAACGCCCCAAAAGAGCTATAGGAGGTATCTGGGGAGAGGGACGTCTGGGCAaactgttgcctccgcgacccggtggtagagggagggagggatggacgGACGGAAGAGCAGCCTGGTAAAATATTTGGCATGGAAAACGACGCCATAGATAAAGAGCAACTCCGATAAGCCTCCAATAATCTGCCCCAATGTTTGATTTCTAACTTTTAACAATAAACGGCACACGCGACAGGGAACGCATTTCTCTTTCATCACTCACAAAGTCCACCCTGTCTTCAGCCAGCCAGTGGAAGCACTtcaggaagagcaggagggtgAAGAGGGCGACGAAACGGGGGGAGAAGTCATCCCTGAACACAGTGAACGCCAGGCACGTCTCAGTCACCGCGTACCAGGAGCGCTCGATGAGATGCTGGTGGTCGAGAAACACGCGCGTGATCAGACGGCGTTTGAAAGAACAAATAATACTTTAAACTGATTGCATGTTATAAATAAGTCAAGAGAACTCTACCTCCATTTCTGCAGCCCTTAGCTGTCcgaaaaagact of the Brachionichthys hirsutus isolate HB-005 chromosome 6, CSIRO-AGI_Bhir_v1, whole genome shotgun sequence genome contains:
- the syvn1 gene encoding E3 ubiquitin-protein ligase synoviolin yields the protein MVRSALVTATSLALTGAVVTHAYILKHQFYPTVVYLTKSSPSMAVLYIQAFVLVFLLGKFMRKVFFGQLRAAEMEHLIERSWYAVTETCLAFTVFRDDFSPRFVALFTLLLFLKCFHWLAEDRVDFMERSPNISCLFHLRVLSLIGLLGVLDFLFVNHACHSIISRGASVQLVFGFEYAILLTMVLTTFIKYLLHTVDLQSENPWDNKAVYMLNTELFTGFIKVLLYIAFMTIMIKVHTFPLFAIRPMYLAMRQFKKAVTDAIMSRRAIRNMNTLYPDATPEDLQASDNVCIICREEMVTGAKKLPCNHIFHSSCLRSWFQRQQTCPTCRMDVLRASNNNQTPAQAQPPPPAPAAPANAPAGPPANGAPAMLPGFPPGIFPFWGPFPAMPPPPPPPSAAPDAPQSSTEATQAAGSGQTADAAAGPPGSTIPGFPLSFPPPPFPAAPWLPMPPPPPFMSSMPPPPPSLSRLSEEELRELEAEGRRGLEARLQCLQNIHTLLDAAMLNIHHYLSTVATLSPPRAEGSAGGAGGTSPPPSPPSPPAAGGSTDSHSREEESSDSSGRVDGAAVSSQLADSTSAASDADRQGAVDEGEPNAAELRRRRLRKLETESSSPPPNNGSTPSD